From a single Kryptolebias marmoratus isolate JLee-2015 linkage group LG17, ASM164957v2, whole genome shotgun sequence genomic region:
- the myocd gene encoding myocardin isoform X1, with protein MSAVKHSEVHNNSQQDRQHGGHPQRATQDHGKAGQQTHRMYHRVKKPGEGNNVLQLRLQQRRTREQLADQGIMPLNHGKFPKQEDSYAFEEDSSSDSLSPDQHHSDESQGSACPSSDAVGSTASSSSSPVLTSPRQGGANRDSTDQSKEEQVSGTNNSQVTPPVPVPAIVKSKTSDKNRHKKPKDVKPKVKKLKYHQYIPPDQKAEKSPPHMDSAYARLLQQQQLFLQLQILSQQKHAHTHSQMQQTQNKQRQPTFSYQPHPGANTHKGVSEQVSPCSSSGPSSTANSNSSSPVKNIFPNQTNVSSIKAWPLPANLDDLKVSELRQHLRIRGMPVSGTKTALIERLRPFKDSTADSSPPGSSDITTLTFPVTPTGSLTSYQSPSSSCTLSQGGYYPYPSTSSTPPISPASSELSLSGSLPDSFSDVPMSSPNQLNLQPSPAQLGIEDGGNPRMGEDGGPDGLEAEKDKMLVEKQKVIEELTWKLHQEQRQVEELKMQLHKRKRCYGVTQDTSSPPSHPSLLHQQQNMMGQQFSGVTIKQEPVPTSSSCPLSSPKQLKSSPGSCMEDLGHCNNPITNMGGPGSGGPQCMDTGPSLGSPSTMSAFLSPQCSPQDSPIEKTSSSSQPSSPNNPYLLSPRMGRDACGHPQGNNRAHNMQMQHRSSSQQLNCPYPSDQRSLQPMFPGSADCDPNHNGSTKTESQNMQPKMSVLPSSRHVGQNCQVSPPAFSSSESHASDLRQPPCYEDAVKQQLSRSQQMDELLDVLIESGEMPANAREERDRSSVTKVTVSLGCPGLLVPRFHWHFEHLGSNQLPYDYAANHITESHLQTLLGSPVGRGGMSAEDGLQEDEGNRDAEEYGSHHNQHCFLHYPQQDKVLTNRDLMDIPLSPVSSKAAAVAEVQGMVSMSFSETPWETMEWLDLTPPNSATTYSAAQSSVPSIFNSEFLDVTDMNLNSAMDLQLEHW; from the exons TGAACCACGGAAAGTTCCCCAAGCAGGAGGACTCCTATGCATTTGAGGAGGACAGCAGCAGTGACAGTCTGTCTCCTGATCAGCACCACAGTGATGAGTCCCAGGGCTCTGCCTGCCCTTCATCTGATGCTGTTGGTAgtacagcctcctcctcctcctcacctgtgCTCACCAGCCCACGACAg GGGGGTGCAAACAGGGACTCAACAGATCAAAGCAAGGAAGAACAGGTGTCTGGGACCAACAACAGCCAGGTGACTCCCCCAGTACCAGTGCCTGCTATAGTCAAG TCCAAGACGTCAGACAAGAACCGACACAAAAAGCCCAAAGATGTGAAGCCCAAAGTGAAGAAGCTCAAGTACCACCAGTACATTCCTCCAGACCAGAAGGCAGAGAAATCCCCTCCACACATGGACTCGGCCTATGCCCGACTCcttcaacagcagcagctctttctgcagctgcagatccTGAGCCAGCAGaaacacgctcacacacactctcagatgcagcaaacccaaaacaagcAGAGACAGCCCACCTTCAGCTACCAGCCCCACCCAGGAGCCAACACTCACAA agGCGTTAGCGAGCAGGTATCACCGTGTAGTTCCAGCGGTCCATCCAGCACAGCCAACAGTAACTCATCATCTCCAGTCAAGAACATATTTCCCAACCAAACCAATGTGTCTTCCATCAAAGCCTGGCCATTGCCTGCTAATCTGGATGATCTCAAA GTATCCGAGCTCAGGCAGCACCTGCGTATTCGGGGCATGCCTGTCTCAGGCACCAAGACGGCCCTAATCGAGCGTCTCAGGCCCTTTAAGGACTCCACTGCAGACTCTTCGCCTCCAGGATCCTCTGACATCACCACCTTGActtttcctgtcacacccacaGGATCCCTGACTTCCTACCAGTCCCCATCCTCCTCCTGCACCCTGTCACAGGGGGGATACTACCCTTACCCCAGCACTTCCTCCACACCTCCGATCTCTCCAGCCTCTTCCGAGCTGTCTCTCAGTGGCTCCCTCCCTGACAGCTTCAGCGATGTGCCCATGTCCTCACCAAACCAGCTAAACCTGCAGCCGTCCCCAGCACAGCTCGGCATAGAGGATGGGGGAAACCCGAGGATGGGGGAGGATGGAGGTCCTGATGGTCTGGAAGCTGAAAAGGATAAGATGCTGGTGGAGAAACAGAAGGTGATTGAAGAGTTGACGTGGAAGCTGcaccaggagcagagacag GTTGAAGAACTGAAGATGCAGCTTCACAAGAGGAAACGCTGCTATGGAGTCACCCAGGACACCTCCTCTCCTCCGTCTCATCCCTCCCTGCTCCaccagcagcagaacatgaTGGGTCAGCAGTTTTCTGGGGTGACCATCAAGCAGGAGCCTGTGCCCACGTCCTCCAGCTGTCCACTGTCCTCTCCTAAGCAGCTCAAGAGCTCTCCTGGCAGCTGCATGGAGGACCTCGGACATTGCAACAACCCCATCACAAATATGGGGGGCCCTGGCTCTGGCGGGCCTCAGTGTATGGACACAGGTCCTTCCTTGGGCAGCCCGTCCACCATGTCAGCTTTTCTCAGTCCTCAGTGCTCCCCACAGGATTCTCCCATTGAAAAAACGTCCAGCAGCTCCCAGCCTTCATCTCCTAACAACCCCTACCTGCTATCTCCCCGAATGGGAAGAGACGCCTGTGGTCACCCCCAGGGAAATAACAGAGCACACAACATGCAG ATGCAGCACAGGAGTAGTAGCCAGCAGCTGAACTGTCCTTATCCTTCTGACCAAAGAAGCCTTCAGCCAATGTTTCCAGGCTCCGCTGATTGTGACCCAAATCACAATGGCTCCACCAAGACTGAGAGCCAGAACATGCAACCAAAG ATGTCAGTATTGCCGTCTTCCCGGCATGTTGGCCAAAATTGCCAGGTCTCTCCCCCTGCCTTCAGTAGCTCAGAGTCACATGCATCTGACTTAAGACAGCCCCCATGCTATGAGGATGCAGTCAAGCAG CAACTGAGCCGCAGTCAGCAGATGGATGAACTCTTGGATGTGCTCATAGAGAGTGGAG AGATGCCAGCTAACGCCAGAGAAGAAAGGGACAGATCTTCTGTAACCAAAGTTACTGTGTCCCTAGGGTGTCCCGGCCTCCTTGTCCCGAGGTTCCACTGGCACTTCGAGCATCTGGGGTCCAATCAGCTGCCTTACGATTACGCAGCCAATCACATCACTGAGAGCCACCTGCAGACTCTGCTGGGCAGTCCTGTGGGGCGTGGCGGGATGTCTGCCGAGGACGGGCTCCAGGAAGACGAGGGAAACAGAGACGCTGAGGAGTACGGCAGCCACCACAACCAGCACTGCTTTCTTCACTACCCCCAACAGGACAAAGTTCTGACCAACAGAGACCTGATGGACATCCCCCTGTCTCCCGTTAGCAGCAAGGCAGCGGCTGTCGCCGAGGTCCAGGGGATGGTCAGCATGAGCTTCAGCGAGACGCCGTGGGAAACGATGGAGTGGCTGGACCTGACCCCACCCAATTCTGCCACTACCTACAGCGCTGCTCAGTCCAGTGTGCCCAGCATTTTTAACTCGGAGTTCCTGGATGTGACGGACATGAACCTGAACTCTGCCATGGACCTTCAACTGGAGCACTGGTGA
- the myocd gene encoding myocardin isoform X2 has translation MSAVKHSEVHNNSQQDRQHGGHPQRATQDHGKAGQQTHRMYHRVKKPGEGNNVLQLRLQQRRTREQLADQGIMPLNHGKFPKQEDSYAFEEDSSSDSLSPDQHHSDESQGSACPSSDAVGSTASSSSSPVLTSPRQGGANRDSTDQSKEEQVSGTNNSQVTPPVPVPAIVKSKTSDKNRHKKPKDVKPKVKKLKYHQYIPPDQKAEKSPPHMDSAYARLLQQQQLFLQLQILSQQKHAHTHSQMQQTQNKQRQPTFSYQPHPGANTHKGVSEQVSPCSSSGPSSTANSNSSSPVKNIFPNQTNVSSIKAWPLPANLDDLKVSELRQHLRIRGMPVSGTKTALIERLRPFKDSTADSSPPGSSDITTLTFPVTPTGSLTSYQSPSSSCTLSQGGYYPYPSTSSTPPISPASSELSLSGSLPDSFSDVPMSSPNQLNLQPSPAQLGIEDGGNPRMGEDGGPDGLEAEKDKMLVEKQKVIEELTWKLHQEQRQVEELKMQLHKRKRCYGVTQDTSSPPSHPSLLHQQQNMMGQQFSGVTIKQEPVPTSSSCPLSSPKQLKSSPGSCMEDLGHCNNPITNMGGPGSGGPQCMDTGPSLGSPSTMSAFLSPQCSPQDSPIEKTSSSSQPSSPNNPYLLSPRMGRDACGHPQGNNRAHNMQMQHRSSSQQLNCPYPSDQRSLQPMFPGSADCDPNHNGSTKTESQNMQPKMSVLPSSRHVGQNCQVSPPAFSSSESHASDLRQPPCYEDAVKQQLSRSQQMDELLDVLIESGGCPGLLVPRFHWHFEHLGSNQLPYDYAANHITESHLQTLLGSPVGRGGMSAEDGLQEDEGNRDAEEYGSHHNQHCFLHYPQQDKVLTNRDLMDIPLSPVSSKAAAVAEVQGMVSMSFSETPWETMEWLDLTPPNSATTYSAAQSSVPSIFNSEFLDVTDMNLNSAMDLQLEHW, from the exons TGAACCACGGAAAGTTCCCCAAGCAGGAGGACTCCTATGCATTTGAGGAGGACAGCAGCAGTGACAGTCTGTCTCCTGATCAGCACCACAGTGATGAGTCCCAGGGCTCTGCCTGCCCTTCATCTGATGCTGTTGGTAgtacagcctcctcctcctcctcacctgtgCTCACCAGCCCACGACAg GGGGGTGCAAACAGGGACTCAACAGATCAAAGCAAGGAAGAACAGGTGTCTGGGACCAACAACAGCCAGGTGACTCCCCCAGTACCAGTGCCTGCTATAGTCAAG TCCAAGACGTCAGACAAGAACCGACACAAAAAGCCCAAAGATGTGAAGCCCAAAGTGAAGAAGCTCAAGTACCACCAGTACATTCCTCCAGACCAGAAGGCAGAGAAATCCCCTCCACACATGGACTCGGCCTATGCCCGACTCcttcaacagcagcagctctttctgcagctgcagatccTGAGCCAGCAGaaacacgctcacacacactctcagatgcagcaaacccaaaacaagcAGAGACAGCCCACCTTCAGCTACCAGCCCCACCCAGGAGCCAACACTCACAA agGCGTTAGCGAGCAGGTATCACCGTGTAGTTCCAGCGGTCCATCCAGCACAGCCAACAGTAACTCATCATCTCCAGTCAAGAACATATTTCCCAACCAAACCAATGTGTCTTCCATCAAAGCCTGGCCATTGCCTGCTAATCTGGATGATCTCAAA GTATCCGAGCTCAGGCAGCACCTGCGTATTCGGGGCATGCCTGTCTCAGGCACCAAGACGGCCCTAATCGAGCGTCTCAGGCCCTTTAAGGACTCCACTGCAGACTCTTCGCCTCCAGGATCCTCTGACATCACCACCTTGActtttcctgtcacacccacaGGATCCCTGACTTCCTACCAGTCCCCATCCTCCTCCTGCACCCTGTCACAGGGGGGATACTACCCTTACCCCAGCACTTCCTCCACACCTCCGATCTCTCCAGCCTCTTCCGAGCTGTCTCTCAGTGGCTCCCTCCCTGACAGCTTCAGCGATGTGCCCATGTCCTCACCAAACCAGCTAAACCTGCAGCCGTCCCCAGCACAGCTCGGCATAGAGGATGGGGGAAACCCGAGGATGGGGGAGGATGGAGGTCCTGATGGTCTGGAAGCTGAAAAGGATAAGATGCTGGTGGAGAAACAGAAGGTGATTGAAGAGTTGACGTGGAAGCTGcaccaggagcagagacag GTTGAAGAACTGAAGATGCAGCTTCACAAGAGGAAACGCTGCTATGGAGTCACCCAGGACACCTCCTCTCCTCCGTCTCATCCCTCCCTGCTCCaccagcagcagaacatgaTGGGTCAGCAGTTTTCTGGGGTGACCATCAAGCAGGAGCCTGTGCCCACGTCCTCCAGCTGTCCACTGTCCTCTCCTAAGCAGCTCAAGAGCTCTCCTGGCAGCTGCATGGAGGACCTCGGACATTGCAACAACCCCATCACAAATATGGGGGGCCCTGGCTCTGGCGGGCCTCAGTGTATGGACACAGGTCCTTCCTTGGGCAGCCCGTCCACCATGTCAGCTTTTCTCAGTCCTCAGTGCTCCCCACAGGATTCTCCCATTGAAAAAACGTCCAGCAGCTCCCAGCCTTCATCTCCTAACAACCCCTACCTGCTATCTCCCCGAATGGGAAGAGACGCCTGTGGTCACCCCCAGGGAAATAACAGAGCACACAACATGCAG ATGCAGCACAGGAGTAGTAGCCAGCAGCTGAACTGTCCTTATCCTTCTGACCAAAGAAGCCTTCAGCCAATGTTTCCAGGCTCCGCTGATTGTGACCCAAATCACAATGGCTCCACCAAGACTGAGAGCCAGAACATGCAACCAAAG ATGTCAGTATTGCCGTCTTCCCGGCATGTTGGCCAAAATTGCCAGGTCTCTCCCCCTGCCTTCAGTAGCTCAGAGTCACATGCATCTGACTTAAGACAGCCCCCATGCTATGAGGATGCAGTCAAGCAG CAACTGAGCCGCAGTCAGCAGATGGATGAACTCTTGGATGTGCTCATAGAGAGTGGAG GGTGTCCCGGCCTCCTTGTCCCGAGGTTCCACTGGCACTTCGAGCATCTGGGGTCCAATCAGCTGCCTTACGATTACGCAGCCAATCACATCACTGAGAGCCACCTGCAGACTCTGCTGGGCAGTCCTGTGGGGCGTGGCGGGATGTCTGCCGAGGACGGGCTCCAGGAAGACGAGGGAAACAGAGACGCTGAGGAGTACGGCAGCCACCACAACCAGCACTGCTTTCTTCACTACCCCCAACAGGACAAAGTTCTGACCAACAGAGACCTGATGGACATCCCCCTGTCTCCCGTTAGCAGCAAGGCAGCGGCTGTCGCCGAGGTCCAGGGGATGGTCAGCATGAGCTTCAGCGAGACGCCGTGGGAAACGATGGAGTGGCTGGACCTGACCCCACCCAATTCTGCCACTACCTACAGCGCTGCTCAGTCCAGTGTGCCCAGCATTTTTAACTCGGAGTTCCTGGATGTGACGGACATGAACCTGAACTCTGCCATGGACCTTCAACTGGAGCACTGGTGA
- the myocd gene encoding myocardin isoform X4: MSAVKHSEVHNNSQQDRQHGGHPQRATQDHGKAGQQTHRMYHRVKKPGEGNNVLQLRLQQRRTREQLADQGIMPLNHGKFPKQEDSYAFEEDSSSDSLSPDQHHSDESQGSACPSSDAVGSTASSSSSPVLTSPRQGGANRDSTDQSKEEQVSGTNNSQVTPPVPVPAIVKSKTSDKNRHKKPKDVKPKVKKLKYHQYIPPDQKAEKSPPHMDSAYARLLQQQQLFLQLQILSQQKHAHTHSQMQQTQNKQRQPTFSYQPHPGANTHKGVSEQVSPCSSSGPSSTANSNSSSPVKNIFPNQTNVSSIKAWPLPANLDDLKVSELRQHLRIRGMPVSGTKTALIERLRPFKDSTADSSPPGSSDITTLTFPVTPTGSLTSYQSPSSSCTLSQGGYYPYPSTSSTPPISPASSELSLSGSLPDSFSDVPMSSPNQLNLQPSPAQLGIEDGGNPRMGEDGGPDGLEAEKDKMLVEKQKVIEELTWKLHQEQRQVEELKMQLHKRKRCYGVTQDTSSPPSHPSLLHQQQNMMGQQFSGVTIKQEPVPTSSSCPLSSPKQLKSSPGSCMEDLGHCNNPITNMGGPGSGGPQCMDTGPSLGSPSTMSAFLSPQCSPQDSPIEKTSSSSQPSSPNNPYLLSPRMGRDACGHPQGNNRAHNMQMQHRSSSQQLNCPYPSDQRSLQPMFPGSADCDPNHNGSTKTESQNMQPKQLSRSQQMDELLDVLIESGEMPANAREERDRSSVTKVTVSLGCPGLLVPRFHWHFEHLGSNQLPYDYAANHITESHLQTLLGSPVGRGGMSAEDGLQEDEGNRDAEEYGSHHNQHCFLHYPQQDKVLTNRDLMDIPLSPVSSKAAAVAEVQGMVSMSFSETPWETMEWLDLTPPNSATTYSAAQSSVPSIFNSEFLDVTDMNLNSAMDLQLEHW; encoded by the exons TGAACCACGGAAAGTTCCCCAAGCAGGAGGACTCCTATGCATTTGAGGAGGACAGCAGCAGTGACAGTCTGTCTCCTGATCAGCACCACAGTGATGAGTCCCAGGGCTCTGCCTGCCCTTCATCTGATGCTGTTGGTAgtacagcctcctcctcctcctcacctgtgCTCACCAGCCCACGACAg GGGGGTGCAAACAGGGACTCAACAGATCAAAGCAAGGAAGAACAGGTGTCTGGGACCAACAACAGCCAGGTGACTCCCCCAGTACCAGTGCCTGCTATAGTCAAG TCCAAGACGTCAGACAAGAACCGACACAAAAAGCCCAAAGATGTGAAGCCCAAAGTGAAGAAGCTCAAGTACCACCAGTACATTCCTCCAGACCAGAAGGCAGAGAAATCCCCTCCACACATGGACTCGGCCTATGCCCGACTCcttcaacagcagcagctctttctgcagctgcagatccTGAGCCAGCAGaaacacgctcacacacactctcagatgcagcaaacccaaaacaagcAGAGACAGCCCACCTTCAGCTACCAGCCCCACCCAGGAGCCAACACTCACAA agGCGTTAGCGAGCAGGTATCACCGTGTAGTTCCAGCGGTCCATCCAGCACAGCCAACAGTAACTCATCATCTCCAGTCAAGAACATATTTCCCAACCAAACCAATGTGTCTTCCATCAAAGCCTGGCCATTGCCTGCTAATCTGGATGATCTCAAA GTATCCGAGCTCAGGCAGCACCTGCGTATTCGGGGCATGCCTGTCTCAGGCACCAAGACGGCCCTAATCGAGCGTCTCAGGCCCTTTAAGGACTCCACTGCAGACTCTTCGCCTCCAGGATCCTCTGACATCACCACCTTGActtttcctgtcacacccacaGGATCCCTGACTTCCTACCAGTCCCCATCCTCCTCCTGCACCCTGTCACAGGGGGGATACTACCCTTACCCCAGCACTTCCTCCACACCTCCGATCTCTCCAGCCTCTTCCGAGCTGTCTCTCAGTGGCTCCCTCCCTGACAGCTTCAGCGATGTGCCCATGTCCTCACCAAACCAGCTAAACCTGCAGCCGTCCCCAGCACAGCTCGGCATAGAGGATGGGGGAAACCCGAGGATGGGGGAGGATGGAGGTCCTGATGGTCTGGAAGCTGAAAAGGATAAGATGCTGGTGGAGAAACAGAAGGTGATTGAAGAGTTGACGTGGAAGCTGcaccaggagcagagacag GTTGAAGAACTGAAGATGCAGCTTCACAAGAGGAAACGCTGCTATGGAGTCACCCAGGACACCTCCTCTCCTCCGTCTCATCCCTCCCTGCTCCaccagcagcagaacatgaTGGGTCAGCAGTTTTCTGGGGTGACCATCAAGCAGGAGCCTGTGCCCACGTCCTCCAGCTGTCCACTGTCCTCTCCTAAGCAGCTCAAGAGCTCTCCTGGCAGCTGCATGGAGGACCTCGGACATTGCAACAACCCCATCACAAATATGGGGGGCCCTGGCTCTGGCGGGCCTCAGTGTATGGACACAGGTCCTTCCTTGGGCAGCCCGTCCACCATGTCAGCTTTTCTCAGTCCTCAGTGCTCCCCACAGGATTCTCCCATTGAAAAAACGTCCAGCAGCTCCCAGCCTTCATCTCCTAACAACCCCTACCTGCTATCTCCCCGAATGGGAAGAGACGCCTGTGGTCACCCCCAGGGAAATAACAGAGCACACAACATGCAG ATGCAGCACAGGAGTAGTAGCCAGCAGCTGAACTGTCCTTATCCTTCTGACCAAAGAAGCCTTCAGCCAATGTTTCCAGGCTCCGCTGATTGTGACCCAAATCACAATGGCTCCACCAAGACTGAGAGCCAGAACATGCAACCAAAG CAACTGAGCCGCAGTCAGCAGATGGATGAACTCTTGGATGTGCTCATAGAGAGTGGAG AGATGCCAGCTAACGCCAGAGAAGAAAGGGACAGATCTTCTGTAACCAAAGTTACTGTGTCCCTAGGGTGTCCCGGCCTCCTTGTCCCGAGGTTCCACTGGCACTTCGAGCATCTGGGGTCCAATCAGCTGCCTTACGATTACGCAGCCAATCACATCACTGAGAGCCACCTGCAGACTCTGCTGGGCAGTCCTGTGGGGCGTGGCGGGATGTCTGCCGAGGACGGGCTCCAGGAAGACGAGGGAAACAGAGACGCTGAGGAGTACGGCAGCCACCACAACCAGCACTGCTTTCTTCACTACCCCCAACAGGACAAAGTTCTGACCAACAGAGACCTGATGGACATCCCCCTGTCTCCCGTTAGCAGCAAGGCAGCGGCTGTCGCCGAGGTCCAGGGGATGGTCAGCATGAGCTTCAGCGAGACGCCGTGGGAAACGATGGAGTGGCTGGACCTGACCCCACCCAATTCTGCCACTACCTACAGCGCTGCTCAGTCCAGTGTGCCCAGCATTTTTAACTCGGAGTTCCTGGATGTGACGGACATGAACCTGAACTCTGCCATGGACCTTCAACTGGAGCACTGGTGA
- the myocd gene encoding myocardin isoform X5: protein MSAVKHSEVHNNSQQDRQHGGHPQRATQDHGKAGQQTHRMYHRVKKPGEGNNVLQLRLQQRRTREQLADQGIMPLNHGKFPKQEDSYAFEEDSSSDSLSPDQHHSDESQGSACPSSDAVGSTASSSSSPVLTSPRQGGANRDSTDQSKEEQVSGTNNSQVTPPVPVPAIVKSKTSDKNRHKKPKDVKPKVKKLKYHQYIPPDQKAEKSPPHMDSAYARLLQQQQLFLQLQILSQQKHAHTHSQMQQTQNKQRQPTFSYQPHPGANTHKGVSEQVSPCSSSGPSSTANSNSSSPVKNIFPNQTNVSSIKAWPLPANLDDLKVSELRQHLRIRGMPVSGTKTALIERLRPFKDSTADSSPPGSSDITTLTFPVTPTGSLTSYQSPSSSCTLSQGGYYPYPSTSSTPPISPASSELSLSGSLPDSFSDVPMSSPNQLNLQPSPAQLGIEDGGNPRMGEDGGPDGLEAEKDKMLVEKQKVIEELTWKLHQEQRQVEELKMQLHKRKRCYGVTQDTSSPPSHPSLLHQQQNMMGQQFSGVTIKQEPVPTSSSCPLSSPKQLKSSPGSCMEDLGHCNNPITNMGGPGSGGPQCMDTGPSLGSPSTMSAFLSPQCSPQDSPIEKTSSSSQPSSPNNPYLLSPRMGRDACGHPQGNNRAHNMQMQHRSSSQQLNCPYPSDQRSLQPMFPGSADCDPNHNGSTKTESQNMQPKQLSRSQQMDELLDVLIESGGCPGLLVPRFHWHFEHLGSNQLPYDYAANHITESHLQTLLGSPVGRGGMSAEDGLQEDEGNRDAEEYGSHHNQHCFLHYPQQDKVLTNRDLMDIPLSPVSSKAAAVAEVQGMVSMSFSETPWETMEWLDLTPPNSATTYSAAQSSVPSIFNSEFLDVTDMNLNSAMDLQLEHW from the exons TGAACCACGGAAAGTTCCCCAAGCAGGAGGACTCCTATGCATTTGAGGAGGACAGCAGCAGTGACAGTCTGTCTCCTGATCAGCACCACAGTGATGAGTCCCAGGGCTCTGCCTGCCCTTCATCTGATGCTGTTGGTAgtacagcctcctcctcctcctcacctgtgCTCACCAGCCCACGACAg GGGGGTGCAAACAGGGACTCAACAGATCAAAGCAAGGAAGAACAGGTGTCTGGGACCAACAACAGCCAGGTGACTCCCCCAGTACCAGTGCCTGCTATAGTCAAG TCCAAGACGTCAGACAAGAACCGACACAAAAAGCCCAAAGATGTGAAGCCCAAAGTGAAGAAGCTCAAGTACCACCAGTACATTCCTCCAGACCAGAAGGCAGAGAAATCCCCTCCACACATGGACTCGGCCTATGCCCGACTCcttcaacagcagcagctctttctgcagctgcagatccTGAGCCAGCAGaaacacgctcacacacactctcagatgcagcaaacccaaaacaagcAGAGACAGCCCACCTTCAGCTACCAGCCCCACCCAGGAGCCAACACTCACAA agGCGTTAGCGAGCAGGTATCACCGTGTAGTTCCAGCGGTCCATCCAGCACAGCCAACAGTAACTCATCATCTCCAGTCAAGAACATATTTCCCAACCAAACCAATGTGTCTTCCATCAAAGCCTGGCCATTGCCTGCTAATCTGGATGATCTCAAA GTATCCGAGCTCAGGCAGCACCTGCGTATTCGGGGCATGCCTGTCTCAGGCACCAAGACGGCCCTAATCGAGCGTCTCAGGCCCTTTAAGGACTCCACTGCAGACTCTTCGCCTCCAGGATCCTCTGACATCACCACCTTGActtttcctgtcacacccacaGGATCCCTGACTTCCTACCAGTCCCCATCCTCCTCCTGCACCCTGTCACAGGGGGGATACTACCCTTACCCCAGCACTTCCTCCACACCTCCGATCTCTCCAGCCTCTTCCGAGCTGTCTCTCAGTGGCTCCCTCCCTGACAGCTTCAGCGATGTGCCCATGTCCTCACCAAACCAGCTAAACCTGCAGCCGTCCCCAGCACAGCTCGGCATAGAGGATGGGGGAAACCCGAGGATGGGGGAGGATGGAGGTCCTGATGGTCTGGAAGCTGAAAAGGATAAGATGCTGGTGGAGAAACAGAAGGTGATTGAAGAGTTGACGTGGAAGCTGcaccaggagcagagacag GTTGAAGAACTGAAGATGCAGCTTCACAAGAGGAAACGCTGCTATGGAGTCACCCAGGACACCTCCTCTCCTCCGTCTCATCCCTCCCTGCTCCaccagcagcagaacatgaTGGGTCAGCAGTTTTCTGGGGTGACCATCAAGCAGGAGCCTGTGCCCACGTCCTCCAGCTGTCCACTGTCCTCTCCTAAGCAGCTCAAGAGCTCTCCTGGCAGCTGCATGGAGGACCTCGGACATTGCAACAACCCCATCACAAATATGGGGGGCCCTGGCTCTGGCGGGCCTCAGTGTATGGACACAGGTCCTTCCTTGGGCAGCCCGTCCACCATGTCAGCTTTTCTCAGTCCTCAGTGCTCCCCACAGGATTCTCCCATTGAAAAAACGTCCAGCAGCTCCCAGCCTTCATCTCCTAACAACCCCTACCTGCTATCTCCCCGAATGGGAAGAGACGCCTGTGGTCACCCCCAGGGAAATAACAGAGCACACAACATGCAG ATGCAGCACAGGAGTAGTAGCCAGCAGCTGAACTGTCCTTATCCTTCTGACCAAAGAAGCCTTCAGCCAATGTTTCCAGGCTCCGCTGATTGTGACCCAAATCACAATGGCTCCACCAAGACTGAGAGCCAGAACATGCAACCAAAG CAACTGAGCCGCAGTCAGCAGATGGATGAACTCTTGGATGTGCTCATAGAGAGTGGAG GGTGTCCCGGCCTCCTTGTCCCGAGGTTCCACTGGCACTTCGAGCATCTGGGGTCCAATCAGCTGCCTTACGATTACGCAGCCAATCACATCACTGAGAGCCACCTGCAGACTCTGCTGGGCAGTCCTGTGGGGCGTGGCGGGATGTCTGCCGAGGACGGGCTCCAGGAAGACGAGGGAAACAGAGACGCTGAGGAGTACGGCAGCCACCACAACCAGCACTGCTTTCTTCACTACCCCCAACAGGACAAAGTTCTGACCAACAGAGACCTGATGGACATCCCCCTGTCTCCCGTTAGCAGCAAGGCAGCGGCTGTCGCCGAGGTCCAGGGGATGGTCAGCATGAGCTTCAGCGAGACGCCGTGGGAAACGATGGAGTGGCTGGACCTGACCCCACCCAATTCTGCCACTACCTACAGCGCTGCTCAGTCCAGTGTGCCCAGCATTTTTAACTCGGAGTTCCTGGATGTGACGGACATGAACCTGAACTCTGCCATGGACCTTCAACTGGAGCACTGGTGA